In the genome of Salvelinus sp. IW2-2015 unplaced genomic scaffold, ASM291031v2 Un_scaffold19, whole genome shotgun sequence, the window ACACTTTGTAAATTGTTATTTTCTGttgttgtatttctgtttttatggtCCCTGTGAGATTTCTGGAAATCTATCGCCAGTCCAAATCTGTGGGCTGAACTAATCATCAGTAAACTTTACTCAGGCTGTAAAAAACTTTTGGGTTGTTGGGCATTGAAATATAATTGAATAACCAAATGAATGACACTACTCCAAATCAAACAGACTCAGTATTTACTAAAGATATCCACTGACTTTTATTTTCTGTAATTCTTCTCAACAAAAAACACCCAGGAAGAATCTTTAGCTTTATTGTATAAGGTAGAATGGTTTGTGAACTGCACTCTGATGATTGACATGCTACCTTCAGAACAGTTGATctataaaaaaaacatctgaattaccctggtcctagatctgtttgtgcagtcTTGCAGACTCTTACTGTCACGACCATAGGAGTTGgggagagcacaaacagatctgggaccaggctacatcaATCTCTGAACACTTCACAAAAAATGTCACACGGCCCATAGTCCTCTTGTGTTGGGGTCCTCTGCAAAATGGTGGCTGCAGGGTTGTTGTTCATCAGTAATCCAGTTAAGAGGATGAGCACAAAGTCAGTCCCAATTCATCTTCCATCTGGGCAGCTAAGAMAGCTTTAGACCCTGGACGTTGGAACGCAGGTTCAACATTTGTTTCTCTTGATAGACCTTTTCCTGTTTGAACGCCTCTTTGTTGGCCTTCTTTTCTGTTCTTCGCTCCTGTAGAAACATTCAAGCAATATGGTGTCAATGGTGAAGGACAAAAGCTGAtgacacttacatttttttttttgtatagaatgtgatagatagagagatagagatagagagagagatagagagatttaAATGGAGCACACTATGACCATTGTTCCAGGAGCTTTTTCAACAATTTTGTTACCCACCCAATAATAAATGAATTCTCCACATGAACCCCCAGTAGGGAGGGCCAGACAGAACTATTAGTCGTGAGTATAGTAACCTACCTTGCGCTCCTCTTTGATGGCCTGTTTCCTGGCTTTCCGCTCCTCCTTGCTCTCCTCGCGAGGTCGGTGCTGTGTGGCGACGCGGGGCAGGTCTGAGTCGTTGATACGCTCCATGCGCTCAGCCTGCTTGGCTGTCAGGCCCCTCCCGGGAAGGACGTCCAGAGGAATGCCTGTCCTGGTGGATACTCGGATGGGCTTGGCCTGGTTAGAGAACACAGAAATACACCACTATCGGTCTGTACTGTGTAGCATCTCATATCAACAGCAACAATGGCCCTGAGCTGATGCCTTGAGTTCACAACTTAGTAGCTAATGTTGGGTAGGAAGACGAGCTAAAAGCCTCTCAAAATGTTGAACGTTAGACATGCAACTTAATACGTGACAATGTATTTCTATCTGTTATCTTCGCTCAAACAACCAACAGAGGAAGACATTTTTTACCTttggtggatctttgatgatTTTTGGATGGTTATACAAATTYGAATAGGTACCTTGGATAGTAAAGAAAAACAGAAAGGATttaaatattaataaaaaaaagaaaatgtagtaATTATGGTAATAAACATCAAGCCAATTCGTATGTCATCAGAACAGAATTATGTCATCAGGCATGTACTACAATGGTAATCTTAGTTACTGAGTTAGTTAGTTACTGAACAGACAGGTAATAGCAACACGGTTAGTAGACTCACTTACTGATAATGGTTTCACAGTCCCACTTCTCTGCTGGTGCCGTCAGGACAATGGTCTCCATCTCCTGTTCCTCTtcgtcctcatcttcctcctcctccctcaccactGGCAGCTCTTTAGGACCCAGGGCGTCAGGCCTCTGGTAGCTGAAAGAATAGAGTTGATTCAATTACTGTCATTATCTATAGTTAAACACAAAGACTTATGGTAATCCATTATTTCCAATGAGGACTTCCACTTCTGTCTTTATCTAAGAGTATTGCTAWGGCTATagagttacacacacactcactctaacTCCTTCTGTTTGAAGTAGTCTTTGATGACCTCCTCCAGGCGAGCACTGTCTGGCTCGATATGCCCTTCCAGCTCAGCGTTGTCCAGGGCCCCAATCTCATCCTCGTCAAACTGCTCGAAAAACTATGGGAGACAGAAAGAAACAAGTTTGGAAAACGATACAATGATATTAATTGAAATAATGGTTTGAATTAAATGAATATCATTAGTTGAAATTAGCACCTGAGTGTAGGGCTGCTGCGGGTGACCGTATTATCGCCACACCGGTGGTCAYGAGTCATGAAgccagtcaaattccacatgactgtttagtcacggtaattaggcttctccaagccgatgctgctgctgatggtcattagtagcctaccaaactgcctggtactcagcactcgatttgccctctaatcactctgacatcaatgcaaatgtattcgaaaatgtaatcaaacactttatgagagcccatgagctcatgttgcgcaacatttctataggctatgcaattgggGGAGAAAACAGCGTGATAGCCACTaataaaaagaggatcccatcagctttctataggctaggcMtactatatttatttctcaactttcctaatattaagcacattgcttctctttacaacaggagtatagcctatctggctggcatgaaaataaaccacggggaaaaggGTCccccattcgctatttaagtgcatagatgacatgtatttttcccacTGCCCGTGTTGACACATGATAATGgtcaaatctaaataaaaattCACACatgttatttagtatatgtaaagacaagattaaatcaagaatagtctgatgggtgacaatattagcctttcACTTGTGaatcttttttttgtgtgacttgtttgaatcatagtcgcacacctcatgtagcctagcccatcgGCCTATATGTTGTAATAAGGTTTGTATcgcaactaaagtggccaaataacgtcttaaaattaagcacattaatctgctttacaaggggtgtagagcctaactggcatacataagcaacgcaagagtttcaagtttgggtaAGATAATTTACACCATACAAATGCACCttaataataaaagcattacatacataatcgcatttgcggtcacttttgatgaaggtgttttccgctaatggaacatttgcgcttataatgtgaaacggtgaatagtttatcaacattttaagctaaatgttctgatctgttgcttcagccacattgcataaaaagtttttgttgatgctagtggttgtattaattggGATccattgcatcccacaactgtcccagactatgtttggaatatttatttctcgcacaaaATAGAtagacttttgtactatgggggatagtagattgacatatgctagtgcttttgctgttctttaggcctactcatcttgttggctgacaaaaagtaaatgtggacagttcttctaagATCTTYaatatgcacctcggaattggataaggacgcccGCAGTTGCGCCCGTCTTAATTTGTAGCCTGTGAACAAGACCCGGTCACATGACGGAGAGCCGTGTGAGTGAGAGACGCTTCGGATTGCGCAGCGCACTCCGGGCCGCAAAAGACATGAATTTTTTTAGGGTGCCACAAAGcagatgccgccgtgaaattcgaggcattatcaagtgcttgtcgaATTGTCTATGAGAGGCTATTGGAGAGTGTACAGGTTGcggaaaaaaacaaagcagagctcatgcattTTCAAGCAACTTATttaaaatcatcattagagtctcatcatgcagccgtacaatgtattaaaaatcaaaacccAACATGTATTAGACTTCTTAAAaatgtggaagccaggagaggctaaatgtgtttatgtcaaTTACYGTGAGaccaacagttatttgcttgacaatcaacaACTGACTAAATTGTGACCGCCACAGTGTTTATGCTGTTAGAACAGCCAGTCACTCAMAGTTTATCTTTACCAAAGGTCACAAAATGCAACCCAGGTCCAAACCCAAAAAGGATGTCGAAGGCTCACTGACCTTCTCAAAGCGGTCATCCAGCAGCGTGAGCTGTTCGTTCCTCCTCATGACTGACGAGGTCATGGAGTATTCTGTGAAGCGAGTTTTCGTCTCCTCGTCCATGAACATGAACTCCCKGGGGCGCCCCTCGCCGTCCTCATCACCAGAGGCAACGCCCTCAGAgtcgctctcctcttcctctgtatcctcCCACTCTTCATCATCGTCACtgcaatgagagagacagaggtttcCAACAGCACAAAGAGACTTGGGAGAGCACAGCCTTATTGTGACACGACTTCAATTAGCAGATGTTAACCAGCTCTCAGTAAGAAACTGAAACCACAAAAAGCAGTCCTCTCTCTGAACAATTGTAACATGATTGGTGTAGCTCAAATTAATGGGACTAAGGGTTGGTAAAAACAAATTAAACTGATATAAAGTATATATTCTTACCCCACGCCAACAGCTCCATTGACATCGTTGGCCTTCAAAATGAAATCGTCATCCAGCATGTTGTCTGGGTCGTCAAAGTCAAAGTCCTCATCGAGAGCAGCTACGATGTCTGGGTCCATGTCCAGCCTGGGTCCTTTGAGACAAAACATGAGGGACAAGAGTTAAAAACTTAAAGAATTCACTGATTTAGAATAATGACCTGGCGTTTGGTTTTGTTACTGACGAAAGGCCTCTTACCTGAGATGGGGGCAGCTTTGTTCAACATTCCCACCTCCTCCTCAAACTCTGACGCAAACACAGAGGAGGGCAAGTTGAAGGAGACGGTCTGCTGAAGTTACAAAAGCATGTTTAATACTTTCATTTATCACAATTACCTAAAAAATCTGGCAACCCTACTCACTGTGGCTATAAAATGCAAAGTGGTTATTCATAGAAATGTAGTCATGATAGCTAATGTTGCCCCCACACCCCATCCTACAGGCACTCTTACCACAACCTATACAATATCATTAAAAACAATTTtgaacctatatttaactaggcaagtcagttaagaacaaattcttatttacaatgacagcgggttaactgccttgttcaagggcagaacaacagatttttaccttgtcaactctgggatttgatccagcaaactttatgttactggcccaacgctctaaccacaaggctaYCTGCCACCCCATCAGGAAAGCCACGGTCATGTGTTGACATGTCACAACTGGGGAAATTTGATCTCACAAATGCCAGCCTTTAAAAACTACTCCAGCTATCTACATTGTTAACAAAGGATCAGATCATTTCACCTTGTATTTACACCATAAGCGGTTTGGTCCAATATATAGCCCAAACATTTACACAACCGTTCCACTCCGCAACAACCACTGGACCTCCTGCTAAACTTACAGGAGTagccttttcctcctcctcctcctcctcctcttcatcgtcgtcatcatcatccCCATCCTGGAGGTCATGGGTACGTTTGCCTCTCTGTGATTTGCCGGATGAAGCCCACTCTACGGGCCGAACCGTTTTTCTCAGGTGCTGCAGATAGTTGTAGTCGTCGTCGAAAAACACCCCAAACTCCCTCTGCTCCTCTTGCCGCTTCTCCACCTCCACCTGAACACAGACAGAGTAAGTGGTTACAGActgacacaaaacatacaattgtGCACATAAAGCAGGATTATATGCACCAAATATCTTGGTTGTCCTTGGCCAATGAATATCTTCAACAAATATGTTTTTGACTTGAAGTTTAACTCTTCTACTAGGATAAGTAGCCTAAATATTGTAACCAATGGATGTCGTTTGATGAAAACTGTGACCATTTCTTCCATTGAAACACTAAATACCTTAGTAAAGTCTGGTACATGTACTAACACAGTGGTTCCCAATAACCTGGAYGTACTTtgtctatccacagggggtacttgacaAGActctcaatcaaatgtatttataaagcccgtcCTACATCTGCAAatgtcaaagtgctatacagaaacccagcctaaaaccccaaacagcaagcaatgcagatgttgaAGGACGAGACtcaagactcatgagaccataggtcctactggtaaaatgcacacgaGCAGTACTCAGGGCAGAGCTAAATTCAGTTGATGGTACAGTGAGTAGTTTTCTATGCAATactcatgtaaacaccttactctgtttatcttagtCGATGTAAACATACACCGATTAAAACACTTgcttttctgagcaatctttcaaattatttgggcatgtaaacaccttaatcggcgttccagcggtgtatttgatctgcgctgGCGAGCCTCCTTTAGCACGAATGAATTGAGTTAGGTACAACTGAACGTATGCGTCTTRcaagtagttttcacatacaaactgtaCATGTTCGAACTCAGAATTAAATATGCTTCCCGAAAATAACATGTTCACTGTGGTAKAACGTTTATTTTGATTCGCGATTTTCGGCATTTATCAGAGCGCCAACAGGTAGCCTTTTCAGACGTGTCCATGTAAACGGATTAGGGGAATTGTACTTCTTGGAAAACATGTATATGTTTTAATCAAATTTATATTCATCTGACTTTCCACAATCTCATTTTGTGCGTGTAACCATACTCAGTAACtggaaaaggttgggaaccactgtactaacaCGTTACCTTTKGTGCGGGTAGGAGGACATGCTGCGGTGCCTTCTCGTCAGCAGCGAGGGGGTCCCTCTGACTTCTGTGGACCAGGTGGAAGGTCACCGCTTTCTTCTTGTCAATAAATGCCTTCTTCCTTTTATTAGGCTAGAAAAGAAAGGCATGTAAGGTTAGATAATGTAACTTGTTACATAGTCTTAGGGTCAACTGTATCGGGCTCAGATGCAGCAATATGTCAGTGACCTGTGTTGAGTKGTCACTGTTCATCACAAGCCCTTTGTACATGAGGGTCAGGCAGTAATGTTACACAAATAACTAGTTTGAAATGTAAATTGTTGTTGAtggactagctagttagctaacaacaaacaccaacacacaagcTAGTTGGTTGGCTATTGCTAAATCTATCAATCTCACCCATATTTGAAAGAACAGATATTAGCTAACTAACACATTTGGTTTAATAGTCATTGACAATCACAACAGTTGGTATTATGTATGTAACGTTAGTAAGTTAGCTACTTATCCGTCGACATATATATAGCATGCTAAGCTAGCAAAGCTAAAACAACGTTGACAGCTGAAAGTGTGCTTACCATWGTTCAATTGGACCGCtgtgaaaacacttttaaaatatttttacaaaaaCGTTTGTTACAGTTTATCTCGCGCTAAAAGTGTAATTTACGGGGATTTAAATAGAWWWWWWTTKTCAATGTTGTTTATCCACGCCGACTCCTTCCTCACACGCTGCTTCTACCATTTTGGAACAAACCATTTCACAGGACAAAAGGGGTGTAATTTGTCCACTTCATACACTATATCAGATTGCTATACATTCTTSAATTTGTATTAATATATTATGTTGCCAAAGTATGTATTCTCTGTATGAAATAATTATTAATTGAAAACCAAGCAACTGGAATGTaagtagcctggcgggtaggagcRttgggccagtaaccgaaaggttgctggatcgcatccccgagctgacaaggtaaaaatgtgtcgttctgcgcAAGGCAGTTATTTTGTATATATgtattattcttattttttttttaatgaacaaatcaatacagaaagtacatgggGGAAGacaagtatatataaataatatacaaaggacaattgggctagggggtacaatatcacattacacaaggaccttaagggacagaTATACAtttataattctaacagcttttttgttaatATAGTTCCATTTCTTTTTGTAAGGTAAGAAATGTGTTTTGTTWataaatttacatttgtgaatatgaaattcggccaaaagaataatgaaattaattacataaaattgtttcaacttatttctatcgtaggtaaagaatccaagcagtacatctctcaacaatagtgtaaaatcttcataaatgtgttcaattataaatataCYgatgtcttgccacagtttccttacatgaatacaatgccaaatgCAACACGGTTTCTGgatggtcattacaaaaggtacaATTTTAGTTtttcttaaacttcttcatacagtggttggcaggataatatttattaataattttaaaggaaacttccttaatttagTTAAcaatgtgtgtggcaacatccaaactttttcccGACAGATATCAATAAAACcgttccaataaggcatgacatacaacatcctgctgaaacaaggttcaaatcgctctgttgttgaatggaccaaaYgagaaacaaatctttcctacagATGAGTCAAACAGGATTAATGATAGGTAGGTTCTGAGGGTCAGGtattgacacgttcctgaataataaagcaWcacctgagcaaggcagttaacccactgttccccgggcgccgatgacgtRgatgttgattaaggcagcccgcctcatctctctgattcagaggggttgggttaaatgcggaagacacatttcagtggaATTTAKtcagttgtataactgactaggtatccccctttccctaatacATGTGTTCCCCATCTTCCGTTGGTATATCCCAGACGACCAAACTAATCGTTAATGAACGACAGGAATCGATGTAATTAACATGCATTaacttcttatttacattgacggcctacaccggccaaacacggacgacgctgggccaattgtacgccgccctatgggactcccaatcacggccggttgtgatacagaccgTTATATTTATTGGCACAAMATCTACAAAGCTTTTGTAGTGTGAGAtgagcaatagccaatgagagctcgccaAAGAATCCAGTGAGATGACTTTATTTCGCATCACCCATAACGTGTAGACTCTAGAGAAGGAGCGATGACTACTGTTAGTATACGTTTGCCTTTAATCAAAGCCACATTGTCAAATAGCTACATctctgaagttcacaagcaatgttattcaattctaaatgttggctagatatttcaactctggcaagcgtgaatgtctgactgaaaataTKtgaggctgctttgagccacagctcCTTCTAGCTACATTAAATCACATTGTTTTCTCGAGACAGCGTGGTATCGACAATCCTCAACACCAAGTGAAGAATCTTGCAGGTGTGATATCAGAGCCCAAAATAAATATCGACTCATTGGAGATCCACCAAAATATTTGGTTATTTAAGTAGGGCAATTTGTTTAATTCCCTCTTACGCATGCTGAGATACAGTATTCTACATTTTAATATTTATGGAGAAATCTAAAGCTCAGACACAAACAGCAGATATTACATtttcataatatattttaattttgttTCATCCCAAACTGGGAAATCAACTGATACAGGGTGTCAACATGATGAAACTTTTAAAACTTRATCagtgcattatttatttttggagCATCTCTGTAAACATAATTTAACACAAATTCTCCTGATTGTCAAATACAATGGGCATAAGATCCAAACTGTGGCACAAGTATGTTGGTTTCRTTTTAAAACAAAAGAGTGAATTCAAGAGAGACAAAGGCATACAACATTAAAACATAGCTATAACTACATTATTATAACTAGTGTATAACTAGTGTATTCGCTAACCCCGTTCCCAGCAGAAACCACTCGAGATTAGTGTATTTGCAAGCAACACATATTGCATCCCAAGCCTGTTATTTTACTTTGTTCTTCTGCTGGATCCTCTTCAGACGTTCATGGAAAGAAGGAGGAACTGAAAAGACAAAAGTCATTTCATAATCAAAAGCAAATCATGTCTTGGAGGGCACATCACACCGGATGGACTTTACAGTGGAAACATATacacatattatacaaaatgtaatgttcatattatacacatttttattATACCTGCAGTATGTTCATGTTGACCTGGCCTGTCTTGCTTTTGTCCAATGCTTGGAACACCCCTGGGGGAGGACAGatatattttttgtcaacaatataATGTTGGACATACCCAATATAACATTGGGTATGTCCAACAACTCCAAAGCATTAAACATCTCTGAGTGTTTACTTGTTCCATGAAAATACGAGTTATTTGAGCAGCTACATCCCATAAGGTGGTACAATCCCTTGGTACTCACTGAACATATTTTCCAGGCGGACGATGCAGGTGAGGTAGTCATCAAAGTCGATGTCGTAGTTCTCATCAGCGAACCTCAAGCCAAGCAGCTGGAGGAGCTTGGTGTTCAGATGCATGCCTTGGATGGTGGAGACAGAATGTTAYTAGTTAGGCTCTAATTCACACCTGAAGCCACACCTTTTCCTTTGTCTTTCTGGCCCCCTGAAATGTCTTCTTGAGAGCGTGGGAGTACTCACAGAGAAAGAGACCTTCAAGATCAAAGACAGGATTCAACACTAGCATTCTACCATTGAGATATGACCTTCTATGCAGGCATTTTGTTCTAACCCTTTGTACCCCGCGGTTGTCTCTCACCTGCTGCTTTGAGAGCTATGCGGAGCTCATAGGAGGACATCTTCCCTGACCGGTCCGTGTCGTAAGAAATGAAGAGCATCTGCAACCAACACCATAGACATCGTTATCACCTCCAATCCACACACATGTTCAATATTAAATTGCCGTCATAGGCTATTGTATAACAATGTATATGATATTGTAACAGACAGCAACATGTAGTCATGCTGTACTTACGATCCATTTCTTCATCTTTTCCCAGAAGACCTTGAACTCCTGAAACTCAAGCTGCCCTGAATTGTCAACCTGGATTGATCTGTCAAGGCAAGTAACCTACATGACTAAAAATATGTGGacatgctcgtcaaacatcttattccaaaatcatgggcattaatattgagttggtccccactttgctgctataaacagcctccactcttctgggaaggctttccactagatgttggaacattgctgcggggacttgcttacattcagctacaagagcattagtgaggacgggcactgatgttgggcgataaggcctggctcacagtcggcgttccaRttcttcccaaaggtgttcgatggggttgaggtcaRGGTTCTGTGcaagtcagtcaagttcttccacaccgatctcgacaaaacatttctgtatggacctcgctttgtgcacaggggcattgtcatgctgaaacaggaaaggtccttccccaaactgttgccacaaagttggaaacacaaaattgtctaaaatgtaattgtagactgtagtgttaagatttccccttcactggaactaagaggcctagcccaaaccatgaaaaaacagccccagaccattgttcctcttccaccaaactttacagttggcactatgcattccgtcaggtagcgttctcctggcatccaccaaacccagattcatccatcagacttgccagatagtgaagcatgattcatcattcTAAAAAacgcctttccactgctccagggtccaatggcggcgagctttacatcactccagccgatgcttggcattgtgcatggtgatctttggcttgtgtgcggctgctcgaccatggaaattaatttaatgaaactcccgatgaacagttattgtgctgacgttgcttccagaggcagtttggaactcggtagtgagtgttgcaaccgaggacagacaatttttacacgctcaGCACTCAGCAATCCcgtcctgtgagcttgtgtggcctaccacttcccggctgagccgttgttgctcctagacgtttccacttcacaataacagcacttacagttgaccaaggcagctctagcagggcagaaatttgatgaactgacttgctggaaagctggcatcctatgacagtgaaagtcacggagctcttcagtaaggccattctacttccaatgtttgtctatggagattgcatgacggtgtgcttgattttatacacctgtcagcaactgtgtggctgaaattgccaaaATCCCCTAAATTGAAGGAGTGTctacttatttttgtatatatgtgTAAATTGTAAAAGCATGAATCCAATATTGATCACAGTAATGCATTTTCCAAAGCCTCATTATAGGCGTTTAGGACAGGTGAAGGATACATCCATCAGGTTGATGATGCTGTGGCAGGTGTTGAGACTCAGACCGTTAAACTTGATCTCTCTCCCtgaaggaaaagagaggaaaatcATAACAAATCCCTAAAATAATCATGATAATATTATAAAATATGTAATCCATGAAAGTATAACCTCACAGACCCAGAGTGTgcaagtttattttttgttttaaagagTCAAGAGTCAACCTATGTGCGTGTGGATGTGTATTCAAATGACATTCGCTGAATTGCTCTTTATGTGAACGTCGGAGTTGTAATAACACACAATGGATGTGACTTTTAAGAGGAGGGCTGCTTACTCCTGCTAAGTACTCCATTCAACACCTGCTGAAGCTCCTTGGCAGAGATGGCCTGGTCCTAGGGAGAAGACGCAATAGACAAAATATTACATTCTGGTTATGACCAATAGGGGGTGCACACGTTTCAAAGATTATTCGCCACAggacacaacaggtgtaaaacagtgaaattacagtgaaattcttaagtTGAGAGCTCTTTcaggtcagtgccagtaccttattcaatgcaggggtactggagtggttgaggtgggtttagacataaaaagtgactggtagtaggatatacatgtaaacagggctgaaaggtgactggtagcaggaatatataaatacattgtggtaattaatatacagtactaatggtaatatatacatgtatagaGGAGTAACAGTGACCAGTAGCAGAAATAGCTAGATACTAATGGAAATCAATAATCAATTAATCA includes:
- the LOC112068006 gene encoding protein LTV1 homolog isoform X1, whose amino-acid sequence is MPNKRKKAFIDKKKAVTFHLVHRSQRDPLAADEKAPQHVLLPAXKVEVEKRQEEQREFGVFFDDDYNYLQHLRKTVRPVEWASSGKSQRGKRTHDLQDGDDDDDDEEEEEEEEEKATPQTVSFNLPSSVFASEFEEEVGMLNKAAPISGPRLDMDPDIVAALDEDFDFDDPDNMLDDDFILKANDVNGAVGVGDDDEEWEDTEEEESDSEGVASGDEDGEGRPREFMFMDEETKTRFTEYSMTSSVMRRNEQLTLLDDRFEKFFEQFDEDEIGALDNAELEGHIEPDSARLEEVIKDYFKQKELDYQRPDALGPKELPVVREEEEDEDEEEQEMETIVLTAPAEKWDCETIISTYSNLYNHPKIIKDPPKAKPIRVSTRTGIPLDVLPGRGLTAKQAERMERINDSDLPRVATQHRPREESKEERKARKQAIKEERKERRTEKKANKEAFKQEKVYQEKQMLNLRSNVQGLKLS
- the LOC112068006 gene encoding protein LTV1 homolog isoform X2, with amino-acid sequence MPNKRKKAFIDKKKAVTFHLVHRSQRDPLAADEKAPQHVLLPAXKVEVEKRQEEQREFGVFFDDDYNYLQHLRKTVRPVEWASSGKSQRGKRTHDLQDGDDDDDDEEEEEEEEEKATPTVSFNLPSSVFASEFEEEVGMLNKAAPISGPRLDMDPDIVAALDEDFDFDDPDNMLDDDFILKANDVNGAVGVGDDDEEWEDTEEEESDSEGVASGDEDGEGRPREFMFMDEETKTRFTEYSMTSSVMRRNEQLTLLDDRFEKFFEQFDEDEIGALDNAELEGHIEPDSARLEEVIKDYFKQKELDYQRPDALGPKELPVVREEEEDEDEEEQEMETIVLTAPAEKWDCETIISTYSNLYNHPKIIKDPPKAKPIRVSTRTGIPLDVLPGRGLTAKQAERMERINDSDLPRVATQHRPREESKEERKARKQAIKEERKERRTEKKANKEAFKQEKVYQEKQMLNLRSNVQGLKLS